Part of the Caballeronia sp. SL2Y3 genome is shown below.
ACCCGCGCGCGGCGCTCGTCCTTTGTGAAGACGGGCGCGCGCGAGCCTCGCGTGACAAAGCCGCGTTAGAGATCCTCAGAGCCGAGCAGCATTTCCGTGATGCCCTTGCCTGCCTGCACCATCGGGAATACGTTTTCGGTCGGATCGGTCTGGAAGTCGAGAAACACGGTGCGATCTTTCAGACGCAGCGCTTCCTTGAGCGCCGGTTCGACGTCCGCGGTCTTTTCGACGCGAATGCCGACGTGGCCGTACGCTTCGGCGAGCTTCACGAAGTCGGGCAGCGCGTCCATGTACGAACTGGAATAGCGCTTCTTGTATTCGATCTGCTGCCACTGGCGAACCATGCCGAGATAGCGGTTGTTGAGCGAGATGATCTTGACCGGCGTGTTGTACTGCTTGCAGGTCGAGAGCTCCTGAATGCACATCTGAATGGAGCCTTCGCCCGTGATGCAGACCACGTCCTCGTCGGGATACGCCATCTTCACGCCCATCGCTGCCGGCAGGCCGAAGCCCATCGTGCCGAGGCCGCCCGAGTTGATCCAGCGGCGCGGCTTGTTGAACGGATAGAACTGCGCCGCCCACATTTGATGCTGGCCGACATCCGAACACACGAAGGCGTTGCCGTCCGTCAGCTCCGCGAGCTTCTCGACGACGTACTGCGGCTTGATGATCTCGCTCTTGCGGTCGTAGGCGAGGCAGTCTTTCGAGCGCCAGCCTTCGATCTCGTCCCACCACGACTTGAGCGCGGCCGTGTCCGGCCCGTGCTCCGCGTGCTGAAGCTGCTCGATCAGCTCTTTCAGGACTTCCTTCACGTCGCCGACGATCGGGATATCGACCTTCACGCGCTTCGAGATGGACGACGGATCGACGTCGATATGAATGATCTTGCGCGGCGACGAAGCGAAGTGCTTCGGGTCGCCGATCACGCGGTCGTCGAAGCGCGCGCCGATGGCGATCAGAACGTCGCAGTGCTGCATGGCCATGTTGGCTTCGTAGGTGCCGTGCATGCCGAGCATGCCGAGGAACTTCTTGTCGCTCGCGCGATAGCCGCCCAGGCCCATCAGCGTATTGGTGACGGGATAGCCGAGCAGATCGGCGAACTGGTTCAGTTCGCGCGATGCGTCCGCGAGAATGATGCCGCCGCCGGTGTAGATATACGGCCGCTTGGCCGACAAGAGCAGTTGCACCGCCTTGCGGATCTGGCCGGAGTGGCCCTTCGTGACCGGGTTGTACGAGCGCAGCGACACGCTCTTGACCGGCTCGTAGCGGCACGGCGCTTTCGACACATCCTTCGGAACGTCGATCAGCACCGGGCCGGGACGCCCCGTGCGCGCAATGTAGAAGGCTTTCTTGACGGTGGCGGCGAGATCGCGCACGTCCTTCACGAGGAAGTTGTGCTTGACGCAGGGCCGTGTAATGCCGACGGTGTCGCATTCCTGGAACGCGTCGAGGCCGATGGCCGCGGTGGGCACCTGCCCGCTGATGACGACGAGCGGAATCGAATCCATGTAGGCCGTGGCGATGCCGGTGACGGCATTGGTGACGCCCGGGCCGGAGGTCACGAGGCACACGCCCACTTTGCCGGTCGAGCGCGAATACGCGTCGGCGGCGTGCACGGCGGCCTGCTCGTGTCGCACGAGAATGTGCTGAATCTGGTCCTGCTTGTACAGCTCGTCGTAGATGTAGAGTACCGAGCCGCCGGGATAGCCCCACACGAACTCGACGTTTTCGTCGGCGAGCGCGCGCATGAGCACCGTCGCGCCGATGGAATCGGCTTCGTGAGAGGGAGTGGTATCCGACGTGGAGAATTCCGCGCTAGGCATGTTCATTCATCACCTTTCGAATTTTCGGCAAAAAATTGATCGGGTGCTCTCTGCCGGGCTTGTGGCTCGGGTTCAAGCGGCGCGTCTTGGTTTGACAGGCGAACTTCTTGGGCTCGCCTCAAAGCAGACAATTCACTTTATGATGCGAGTCGGGAACGATAGCCCGTTTTTGCGCACACGGTCAAGCAAAAACTTCCCGGGCGCGCTCTGAGTGCTCCGTTCGGCCGTTTTTCCCGCGCCTGCCGTGCGCGATACGGCGCAACAAATCGTTTCCCGATCCTCCCGCGACAGCGAAAATTTGCTAGCATCCGCAGGTTTTCCTGGAACTCCACAATCTCTTTCGACGCAAATTCGTTGCGCCGGGTCCCCAACGGATGGCATCAGACAAGGAACTCGCCGATTTTCTGGCGGGCGTCGAAAGACGCGCGTTCAAGCAGACCGTGTACACCGTCCGCGACGACGACGCGGCGCTCGACATCGTCCAGGACGCCATGATCAAGCTCGCGGAAAAATACGGCGACAAGCCGTCGGCCGAGCTTCCTCTTTTGTTCCAGCGTATCCTCCAGAATGCGACGCACGACTACTTTCGCCGTCAGAAGGTTCGCAACACCTGGATCAGCCTGTTCTCCTCGTTCGGCAGCGCCGACGACGACGAGTTCGACCCGCTCGAAACCTTCGAATCCGAGGACGGCGCGACCGGCAGCGAAAGCAGTGAGAGCCGGCTGGAACGCGAGCAGGTGCTCAACCTGATCGACGCGGAAATCCAGAAATTACCGGCGCGTCAACGAGAAGCTTTTCTCATGCGTTACTGGGAAGATATGGATGTCGCAGAGACGGCCGCCGCGATGGGCTGCTCCGAGGGCAGCGTGAAGACGCACTGTTCACGCGCCACGCACGCTCTCGCGCAAGCCCTGAAAGCCAAAGGGATCACGCTATGAGTTCCGCTCTTGAAACGAAGGAAAACGAGTTCGCGCTGAAGGTCGTGCGCGCGCTCGACGAAAGCGCGTCGGCCATTCCGGCCGCCGCGATGGATCGGCTCGCCGAGGCGCGCCGCGCCGCGATCGCGCGCAAGAAGCCCGAGAAAGTGGCGGTCGCCGCCGCTGCGCCTGTGTTCACGCCGGTGCTGGCCGGCGCGGGCGCCACGCTCTCGGCCGGCGGTTCCGGCGACGCGCACGGCCGCAAGAGCCTGTTCGCGCGCTTGGGCGGCTTCGGGCTGGCGGGCCCGGTGTTCGCGCTCGCCGTGGCGCTGGCGGGCATCGCTTACTGGGAAGATCAGCAGCGCAAAGCCGAACTGGCCGACATCGACGCGGCCATGATGAGCGACAGCCTGCCGCTCGACGCGTATCTCGATCACGGCTTCAACGCGTATCTGACGCGCAATCACTAAGCATCAAACCGAGCGGGGGAAATTCGGGTGAGTTACAAGCGCGGTCTCGCGATTGTCTTCGGCTGCGCGATTGCGGGTCTGGTCGCGTTCGCCGCTACTTACCCGCGCTTCTATTCGTCCTCCGCCACGGCGTCGCTGTCCGCCGCCGCGCCCAGCGGCGCGAGCGCGGGCGCGGACGGGTCGCTCTCGCCGCTTGCCGCGCTTTCATCGGACAACCCGCTTTCGTGGAGCCGTCTGACCGAGGCACAGCGCGTCGCGCTCGCGCCTTTCGCGACGCAGTGGGATTCCTTCAGCGACGAGCGCAAGCAAAAGTGGCTCAAGATCGCATCGCGCTATCACCGCATGTCGCCCGAAGCGCAGAAGCGGCTGCAGCAGCGCATGGACGAATGGGTGCGCATGACGCCCGACCAGCGCAAGGTCGCGCGGGAAAACTACCAGGTGTCGAAGCTCGTGCCGCCCGACAAGCGTGAGAAGGCCTGGGACGCGTATCAGAAGCTCTCGGAAGAACAAAAGAAAAAGCTCGCCGCGAGCGAGCGCAGCCGCCGCCCCACCGTGGTCAGCGCGCCGCCGACCGGCAAGGCCGAAGTGAAGGACATCAACCGACTGGTGGCGGCGCGCGAGCAGGGCCACGCGGCTTCGCACGCGGAAGCCGGGCCGGGCGCGGGCGCGCCGGCATCGGGCACGCCGTTGCAGCCCGCCGTGCCGAACGCCGCGAGCATCGTCCCGGCCACGCCGATTCCCGTTTCGCCGCAGCAGGCGCCGTCGATGTACAACGGTTCCTGATCGCGCGATGAGCGTCTCCGCCACCGCGACGATCCCGCCGCTTCGCGCGCCCAGCCTGCGCCGGCGCCTCTCCACGATGGTCTACGAAGGCGTCATCCTGTTCGGCGTCGTATTCATCGCCGGATACCTCTTCAGCACGCTCACGCAGCAGCGCAACGGACTCACGCATCACGACTGGCTGATGTCGTGGATCGGTCTCGTGCTGGCGGCGTATTTCGTGTGGTTCTGGACGCACGGCGGCCAGACGCTGCCGATGAAAACCTGGCGCCTGAAAGTCGTCGATGCGCGCGGCGAGCCGCTCACTGTCGGCCGAGCACTCGCGCGCTACGCGCTCGCGTGGCTGTGGTTCCTTCCGCCGCTCGCGCTGCACCCGCTCCTTTCGCTGGCGGTGCCGCAGACGCTGATCGTGCTTGCCGTCTGGATCGCGCTGTGGGCGGCAGCCGTGTGGCTCGATCCCGCCCGCCAGTTCCTGCACGACCGCCTCGCCGGCACGCGCATCGTCGCCGCCTAAGTCATCCCCTGCCTGTCCCCCTGTAATACGAACTTCTCGTGACTGTCACGGCTCGGTCACGGCCGCACGGCGTAATGCGCATACCAAAACTCGATGCGCGAGCCAATGGCCCTCCACCCGACAGTCACGCCGGCATTCGATCCCTCCACCGCTTATCGTTTTCGCAGTTCCGGCTTGCGCGTCGATCCGTCGGCGCTCGTGCCCGATTCCCCTGCGTCGCCTGAAGCCGCATCGCCCGTCGTCGACGGTGAATCGGCAGACGGAACGCATCGCTATCGCACGATCTGGCTCTCGGATATCCACTTAGGCTCCGGCGGCTGCCAGGCCGCGTATCTGCTCGACTTCCTGCGGCATCACGAATCGGACTACCTGTATCTCGTCGGCGACATCATCGACGGATGGCAGCTTCGCAAAGGCTGGTTCTGGCCGCAGGCGCACAACGACGTGGTGCAGAAAATCCTGCGCAAGGCGCGCAAGGGCACGCAAGTCGTCTATATCCCCGGCAATCACGACGAAGCCGCGCGCCAGTTCTGCGACCTCGCGTTCGGCGACATTCACGTGCGCGGCGAAGCGTTTCACACGACGCTCGCGGGCAAGCGCCTGTGGATCGTTCACGGCGATCTCTTCGACGGCGTCATTCAGCACGCCAAATGGCTCGCCTATCTCGGCGACACCGCGTACACCGCGATCCTGCTGCTCAACCGCTGGTTCAATCGCGTGCGCACGAAGCTCGGCTTCAATTACTGGTCGCTCTCGCAGTACCTGAAGCATCAGGTCAAGAACGCGGTCAATTTCATTTCGCAGTTCGAACGTGTGATGACCGATGAAGCGCGCCGCCGCGGCTGCGACGGCGTCGTGTGCGGGCACATTCACAAGGCCGAGATTCGCGATATCGACGGCATCCTGTATTGCAACGACGGGGACTGGGTCGAGAGTCTCTCCGCGCTCGTCGAGACGTACGACGGCGAACTTAAGGTCGTCTACTGGACCGTCATGCGTTCGCCCGGACAGCCGGCCGCGAAAGCACGCGCGACGGTGTGAACTCATCCATCAGGCCACACGAGGAACCGCAATGAAG
Proteins encoded:
- a CDS encoding acetolactate synthase 3 catalytic subunit; protein product: MNMPSAEFSTSDTTPSHEADSIGATVLMRALADENVEFVWGYPGGSVLYIYDELYKQDQIQHILVRHEQAAVHAADAYSRSTGKVGVCLVTSGPGVTNAVTGIATAYMDSIPLVVISGQVPTAAIGLDAFQECDTVGITRPCVKHNFLVKDVRDLAATVKKAFYIARTGRPGPVLIDVPKDVSKAPCRYEPVKSVSLRSYNPVTKGHSGQIRKAVQLLLSAKRPYIYTGGGIILADASRELNQFADLLGYPVTNTLMGLGGYRASDKKFLGMLGMHGTYEANMAMQHCDVLIAIGARFDDRVIGDPKHFASSPRKIIHIDVDPSSISKRVKVDIPIVGDVKEVLKELIEQLQHAEHGPDTAALKSWWDEIEGWRSKDCLAYDRKSEIIKPQYVVEKLAELTDGNAFVCSDVGQHQMWAAQFYPFNKPRRWINSGGLGTMGFGLPAAMGVKMAYPDEDVVCITGEGSIQMCIQELSTCKQYNTPVKIISLNNRYLGMVRQWQQIEYKKRYSSSYMDALPDFVKLAEAYGHVGIRVEKTADVEPALKEALRLKDRTVFLDFQTDPTENVFPMVQAGKGITEMLLGSEDL
- a CDS encoding RDD family protein, which translates into the protein MSVSATATIPPLRAPSLRRRLSTMVYEGVILFGVVFIAGYLFSTLTQQRNGLTHHDWLMSWIGLVLAAYFVWFWTHGGQTLPMKTWRLKVVDARGEPLTVGRALARYALAWLWFLPPLALHPLLSLAVPQTLIVLAVWIALWAAAVWLDPARQFLHDRLAGTRIVAA
- a CDS encoding UDP-2,3-diacylglucosamine diphosphatase, whose translation is MALHPTVTPAFDPSTAYRFRSSGLRVDPSALVPDSPASPEAASPVVDGESADGTHRYRTIWLSDIHLGSGGCQAAYLLDFLRHHESDYLYLVGDIIDGWQLRKGWFWPQAHNDVVQKILRKARKGTQVVYIPGNHDEAARQFCDLAFGDIHVRGEAFHTTLAGKRLWIVHGDLFDGVIQHAKWLAYLGDTAYTAILLLNRWFNRVRTKLGFNYWSLSQYLKHQVKNAVNFISQFERVMTDEARRRGCDGVVCGHIHKAEIRDIDGILYCNDGDWVESLSALVETYDGELKVVYWTVMRSPGQPAAKARATV
- a CDS encoding DUF3106 domain-containing protein codes for the protein MSYKRGLAIVFGCAIAGLVAFAATYPRFYSSSATASLSAAAPSGASAGADGSLSPLAALSSDNPLSWSRLTEAQRVALAPFATQWDSFSDERKQKWLKIASRYHRMSPEAQKRLQQRMDEWVRMTPDQRKVARENYQVSKLVPPDKREKAWDAYQKLSEEQKKKLAASERSRRPTVVSAPPTGKAEVKDINRLVAAREQGHAASHAEAGPGAGAPASGTPLQPAVPNAASIVPATPIPVSPQQAPSMYNGS
- a CDS encoding DUF3619 family protein gives rise to the protein MSSALETKENEFALKVVRALDESASAIPAAAMDRLAEARRAAIARKKPEKVAVAAAAPVFTPVLAGAGATLSAGGSGDAHGRKSLFARLGGFGLAGPVFALAVALAGIAYWEDQQRKAELADIDAAMMSDSLPLDAYLDHGFNAYLTRNH
- a CDS encoding RNA polymerase sigma factor; the protein is MASDKELADFLAGVERRAFKQTVYTVRDDDAALDIVQDAMIKLAEKYGDKPSAELPLLFQRILQNATHDYFRRQKVRNTWISLFSSFGSADDDEFDPLETFESEDGATGSESSESRLEREQVLNLIDAEIQKLPARQREAFLMRYWEDMDVAETAAAMGCSEGSVKTHCSRATHALAQALKAKGITL